In Maridesulfovibrio sp., the genomic stretch GTTACCGGAATTACAGGACAGGCCATCTATCATGGAAAGGAATTCCCACTAATTTATAGAGGGGTTGACCGAATTCTGAATCAGGAAGTCATCCGCAAAATGGCATTTCTTGCCCGCAAGCCGATAAGTGCAGCCCAGTTGACTGAGAAGATGAAATCTATGGCCGGGGAGATGACCAACAAAGAAGCCCAATTCCATCTTCTGTGGTGCCTGAAACATGATATTCTGGAAAAAGTATGCTGAGCCGCACGGTAATCCATCATAGTTTTCTCGCCAAAAGCGGCGGCGCGACAAAGGTTGCTGCCATGCTTCATGCCGGACTGCTGAAATCCGGGCATAAGTCCATCCACTCTTTCGAAGCATCTGAAGAACCGGGTGACAAACTGATTCTTCCGGAAGAAGCTGCGCAATCCATCCCCGAAGGAAACATCGTGCACCTGCATTCCTCCGCTGCCCCGGTCCTCTTTCTGCGAAAGCTCCCTGCGAGAACAAAAACAGTGATAACCCTGCATGACACCAAACTGATAACCGGAGGATGCGCATCCCCAATGGGCTGCGTTCAATTTGAGGCAGCATGCAGTAATTGTCCGCGCAACTTTCCCGACAGCAAACGCTCACGACGTGATAAAATATCGGCGCTGATAGAATCGAAAGCCGTGCTGGTTTCACCATCCGGATGGCTGGCCAGACTGGCTCGTAAAGCCGACCCTGCACTGAAGCCAAGAATCATACCCAATGGCACAGCATGGCCTGATAAACCTGCAGATCGGAAGGCAGCACGAAAAGAACTCGGAATACACCACGCTTCGAGAGTTCTGCTCTTCATCGCCCATGGCGGAGCAAAAGCGGCCTACAAATCCGGCCCTGAATGGAAACAATATTGGCTGGAAATCAAGAAAGCGGTTCCTGAAGCTTTATGCTTCGCCATTGGAGGCAACAGCAACAGCAGGGATGGCGACTTCATTTCAATCCCCTATGTGCAAAACGACATGCTGAATAAATTTCTTTGCGCTGCGGATGTTCTGGCTTATCCAACTCTGGGGGACAACCACCCGCTGATTATCATTGAAGCCATGGCCCAAAGTCTTCCGGCCGTCAGCTACGCTGTCGGCGGAGTGGTGGAGCAGATTTCCGACGGAGAAAATGGAATTCTGGTTGCCCCTTATGAAAAAAATACATTTACCGAAAAGGTCTCTATGCTTTTGGAAAACAGCCGTCTCGCTCGAGAGATGGGCAGCAGGGGGTTTCATACCGGCAAAAAACGATTTTCAAGTGAAAGAGTTCTCGGCGATTACACTAAATTATATTACAGTCTTGTGTAATTTAGTTTTAACATGTTATTATTTTATTTATTTACAAAATTATCACGCTATGCGAGTTGACTTTTTCCCGTGTTTAAACTGGAACTAATTTATTAGTCAGAATATGAAGATAAGAAAAATCTTTCATTAACAAGCATTTCAGGCTAACATTATAATGAGCTGAGGATGATCCATTAAATGTTGCTTGCTCGATACATTCCTTTTTTCAGGGGAGGATGACAATGTCCCAAACTAATATTCTACTTGAATCAGGCACCAATGAACTTGAAATAGTTGAATTTTACATTGATGAACGTGATACTGTACATGATGGCTCAACACGCCGCAACTATTACGGTATCAACGTTGCCAAGGTAGTTGAAATTATCCGTCTGCCTGAGTTGACCGACATGCCTGATGCGGCCAACGACGCAGTTCTTGGTGCTTTTGATCTCAGATCGGAAATCATTCCTCTGATTGATCTGAGCCGCAGGGTCGGTAAAAACAGAATCGAAGACGAAGCTCCGAAAGTAATCGTCACCGAATTCAACAAAATTTCCACCGCTTTTCTTGTTTCCGGTGTAACCCGTATTCACCGCATAAGCTGGGAACAGGTTGAAGCACCAAGCAAGCAGGTTTCTTCCCTAACCGCAAACTCCATCACCGGAGTAGTAAAGCTCGAAGGGCGTATTGTCTTCCTGCTCGACCTTGAAAAAATAGTCGCAGACCTTAACCCGGACATGGACATTACGGATGTACCGGAAGCCTCACTTATCGATAAAATCGAAAAGCGTCAGCTCAAAGCACTCATTGCAGACGACTCCACTATGATTCGCCGCATGATCGGGCAGATGCTGGAAGATGCCGGTTTCCGTGTTACCAGAACCCACAATGGTAAGGCGGCATGGGATAAGGTTATGGAATGGAAAGGAAGAGCAGAGAGCGAAGGTAAAGCCATTAAAGATTACCTCGACATTGTGGTAACCGACATTGAAATGCCGGTCATGGACGGTCACAACCTGACCAAACGCATCAAGGATGATCCTGAACTGCGTCATCTTCCGGTACTGCTCTGTTCCTCTATCATCACCGACACTCTTTTCCACAAAGGAGAATCTGTCGGGGCTGATGACCAGATTTCAAAAGCTGAAATCAACCAGCTCGCCGAAAGAGTATTCAAGCTTATCGAAAAAGCAGATAACAATTAGTTTGACGCGAACGCCACAAAACCAAAGCCCCGCAAGAAAATGTTCTTGCGGGGCTTTCATTTTTTCAAGAAGCCAATAAAGCTACTTAATCCAAATAAGTGAGCACTGACGCCCTGTCTGCTTCTCTCTGCGGTAAGAGAAGAAGCTATCAGCCATGAAATAGGTGCACAGGTCAACAGAATAAATATTACGCCGTGGCAGTCCTGCCTCATGCAACTGATCTATGGTCAGTTTCCAAAGATCAACAGTGCTGCTCGCCTTATCAAAGTATTCTTCAAATCCCGGCTCAAAATCAGATTCAAAATTTACGAACTGGGCGGCGGCGGGACTAAGACTTGGCCCGCGCACAGCCAGCAGATCTTCGGGATCACAGCTGTAATGTTCGCAGATGTCGGCTACTCCCTTACCAGGAAAATTAATTGCATTTCCACGCCAGCCGTTATGAAGTCCTGCCACGAATTCACCGTTTTTATGGGCAATCATTATCGGCTGGCAATCTGCGGTCTTAACCACCATGGCGTGCCCTGCGGTTGTTGTAGCAATCCCGTCCCCTTCTAGCACAGGTTTAGCAGCCGGAGATCCTTCTTCAAGGTCATAATGCATCACATCACCATGAACCTGAATGCACTCATGCCAATGGGTAATTCCAAGTGATGCGGCCAATTCAGTACGGTTTGCCCGGACATCATATGGATCGTCACCCACATCATACGAAATATTACCGCAGCCATAAGGTGATTTGCAGCTACCTCCGCTTCTGGTACTGAAGGCCACCGAAACATTTTCAAGTCCCGGAAAAACAAAAGGTATATAACTTATTTTTGCCATATCAACTCCCTGTCAGTACAGACCAGCTGCACATTTTTATCCCACGGTTCTATTGGAAACCCATCCACCAGCTGAAAATTGTAGCAGACTCCCACAGATAAAAAACCCTCTTTTTGCGGACGGGCCAAAAAGCGGTCATAATATCCGCCGCCGAATCCTATGCGGTAACCATTGCGGTCAAATCCCACACCTGGGACAATCATCAGATCCGGGGAAACTGCATCCGGAAACTCACAGCGAGTCCGGCATGGTTCCTTGATGCCGAAAGAACCGGACATCAGCTCAGCTTCAGCCCGAACTACACCGAAATCCATCTGTCCCGGCTCATTTTTACGGCAACATGGCATGAAAAGTTTTTTACGGCTATTCCATGCCGCTTCAAGCAACGGGCGGACATCCACCTCGTTCCTGATCGGCCAGTAAAGCAGAACTTCACCGGCTTTGTCCCACTCTTCAAGAGATAGAACCGATTCCACTATGCTGCGGCTCATGGAGTCCACATCAGGTCCGCGCATGGTGGAACGCTTTTCCAAAAGCTGCCGTCTAATAATTTCTTTATCCATCTCGGTCACCTGTATCCCGTTTGAAGTCATGAGATGGAAAAATTAAGCACAACCCGGTGACAAAAATCAATCACCAAGTGCTACAATAATGAAAATATCCCCGGACACAAGGCTGAGCATTGGTTTTTGAGGTCAATAATGCTATTTAATATTCTCCCGTAAACAAAAAAGGATACAAGTAGATATGAGTGGAGGCAGTATGACTAAACCTCAAAAACAATGGATCGCTTTCGGTGATATCCACCAGAACTTAAGATTTGTGGATATCATACCTGAGATTGCAGATGTTTTCGGTATAATCGTTACCGGTGATTTGACAAACCATTCCCCGGAAGGGGCTGTCGAAAAGGTTTGGAACGCAATTCATAGTAAAAACAGCAACATACTAGCCCAGCAGGGCAATATGGACCGTGGTAATGTTACTGAATTTCTAAAATCGAAAGGAGCCAATCTTCATCGTGAATCACGGGAACTGGATACCGGAATCAAA encodes the following:
- a CDS encoding glycosyltransferase: MLSRTVIHHSFLAKSGGATKVAAMLHAGLLKSGHKSIHSFEASEEPGDKLILPEEAAQSIPEGNIVHLHSSAAPVLFLRKLPARTKTVITLHDTKLITGGCASPMGCVQFEAACSNCPRNFPDSKRSRRDKISALIESKAVLVSPSGWLARLARKADPALKPRIIPNGTAWPDKPADRKAARKELGIHHASRVLLFIAHGGAKAAYKSGPEWKQYWLEIKKAVPEALCFAIGGNSNSRDGDFISIPYVQNDMLNKFLCAADVLAYPTLGDNHPLIIIEAMAQSLPAVSYAVGGVVEQISDGENGILVAPYEKNTFTEKVSMLLENSRLAREMGSRGFHTGKKRFSSERVLGDYTKLYYSLV
- a CDS encoding chemotaxis protein; translation: MSQTNILLESGTNELEIVEFYIDERDTVHDGSTRRNYYGINVAKVVEIIRLPELTDMPDAANDAVLGAFDLRSEIIPLIDLSRRVGKNRIEDEAPKVIVTEFNKISTAFLVSGVTRIHRISWEQVEAPSKQVSSLTANSITGVVKLEGRIVFLLDLEKIVADLNPDMDITDVPEASLIDKIEKRQLKALIADDSTMIRRMIGQMLEDAGFRVTRTHNGKAAWDKVMEWKGRAESEGKAIKDYLDIVVTDIEMPVMDGHNLTKRIKDDPELRHLPVLLCSSIITDTLFHKGESVGADDQISKAEINQLAERVFKLIEKADNN
- a CDS encoding polyphenol oxidase family protein, whose translation is MAKISYIPFVFPGLENVSVAFSTRSGGSCKSPYGCGNISYDVGDDPYDVRANRTELAASLGITHWHECIQVHGDVMHYDLEEGSPAAKPVLEGDGIATTTAGHAMVVKTADCQPIMIAHKNGEFVAGLHNGWRGNAINFPGKGVADICEHYSCDPEDLLAVRGPSLSPAAAQFVNFESDFEPGFEEYFDKASSTVDLWKLTIDQLHEAGLPRRNIYSVDLCTYFMADSFFSYRREKQTGRQCSLIWIK
- a CDS encoding 5-formyltetrahydrofolate cyclo-ligase, with translation MDKEIIRRQLLEKRSTMRGPDVDSMSRSIVESVLSLEEWDKAGEVLLYWPIRNEVDVRPLLEAAWNSRKKLFMPCCRKNEPGQMDFGVVRAEAELMSGSFGIKEPCRTRCEFPDAVSPDLMIVPGVGFDRNGYRIGFGGGYYDRFLARPQKEGFLSVGVCYNFQLVDGFPIEPWDKNVQLVCTDRELIWQK